The window ATCATATAGGTGAGCCACCAGTGAAGAATCCCTGTCTAAACCAAGAGTAAGTTGTGTAAGGTCGTTTGAACCAATTGAAAATCCATCAAAATGTTGTGAAAATTGGTCTGCAAGAACAACGTTAGATGGAAGTTCACACATCACATAAACTTCAAGACCATTCTCTCCTTTTTTGAGGCCGAATTCTTCCATAACTTTGAGGACTTTTTCACCTTCTTCTGGAGTTCTACAGAATGGAACCATCACTTTTACGTTGGTAAGTCCCATTTTGTTTCTAACTCTTAAGATAGCCTTACACTCAAGGCCAAAAGCTTCTTTAAATTGCGGAGAGTAATATCTGGAAGCTCCTCTCCATCCAATCATTGGGTTTTCTTCAATAGGTTCAAAATATTTACCACCAATAAGGTTTGCATATTCATTTGATTTGAAGTCTGAAAATCTAACTATGACTGGCTTTGGATAAAATGCAGCTGCAATTCTCGCTATACCATAGGACAGTTTTTTTATGTAATACTCTTCTTTATTGTCATATCCAAATGTTTTGTCTTCAATTATTTTTGCAAGTTCTGAGTCTTTCTCTTTGATTTCTTCAAATTTAATAAGTGCAAGAGGGTGAATACCAATATAGTTGTTTATAATAAACTCTTCCCTTGCAAGTCCTACCCCTGCGTTTGGAAGGAAAGAGAAATCAAATGCTCCTTCGGGAGAAGCCACGTTCATCATAATAGGAGTTTTCGTTTTTGGCAGTGAATTAATATCAACTTCTTCTACTTCATAATCTATTTTTCCATCATAAACATAACCTACATCCCCTTCAGCACAAGATACCGTTACGAGCTGACCATCTTTTAGAACTTCTGTTGCATTTCCTGTTCCAACGACAGCTGGAACTCCAAGTTCTCTTGCAACAATAGCTGCGTGACAAGTTCTACCGCCTCTATTAGTTACAATAGCAGAAGCTTGTTTCATAATTGGTTCCCAGTCTGGATCTGTCATATCTGTAACAAGGACATCACCGGCTTTGAAATCTTTTGCATCTTCAAGGGAATACATAAGTTTTACATTTCCGGTGGCAACTTTATCACCGACAGCGATACCTGTTACCAGGACTTTCTTTTGTCTCTCTTCATAAGGTTCGGTAATTTTATAAACAGTTATTTTTGAATGATCTTTTCTAGAGTGAATAGTTTCCGGTCTTGCCTGAACAATAAATAATTCATTTATTTCACCATCTTTAGCCCATTCAACATCCATAGGAGTCCATTTGTTGTATTTGTTTGAGTAATACTCTTCTATTTTTATAATCCAGTCTGCAAGCTTTAGCACTTCCTCATCAGTAAGACAGAACTGTTTTTGCTTTTCTTCAGGAACAGGAACAACTTTAACCCTTTCATCTTCAGTTGTTCCGTAAACCATTTTTTTATCTTTTTTCCCTAACTTTTTCTCTATAATTGCCTCATATCCCTGCTTAAATGTTGGCTTAAACACAAGCCACTCATCAGGAGTAACAGCTCCCTGAACAACCATTTCTCCTAATCCATAAGATCCATTAATAAGAACTACATCTCTAAATCCACTCTCTGTATCAAGTGAAAAACCTACCCCTGCTGCTGCAAGGTCAGAACGAACCATTTTTTGAATTCCAACTGCAAGTCCGATTGAAAAATGATCAAATCCAAAAGCTTCCCTATAGGAAATTGCTCTATCTGTAAATAAGGATGCAAAACAGCTTCTAACTGCATTTAAAAGAGATTCATCACCTTTTATATTAAGGTAAGTATCTTGCTGTCCTGCAAATGATGCATCAGGTAAGTCTTCAGCTGTTGCAGAAGAACGAACAGCAACGTCAACATAATGTTGATCATACATATGGCTAAGTTGATGGTAATAATCTATTATTTGTTGTTTAAGGTCTTCAGGAAATTCTCCTCCTTTAATCATTTCCCTAACTTCAAGACCTCTTTTTGCCAGGTCTTCAACATTATTAGGGTCAAGTCCTTTTAGGGCTTCTGTGATTTTTTCTTTTAATTGGTTATACTCAATAAAATATCTGTAAGCATCTGCAGTAACTACATAACCCATCGGAATTTTTATTCCCATAGGGGATAATCCTTTAATCATCTCCCCAAGGGATGCATTTTTACCTCCAACAAGCTCTACATCCTCAATTCCTACCTCATTAAGCCAGACTACTAATTTTCTGTCGGACATAATATATCCTCCTGATTATTCCTGTTATTTAATTCGCTGTTATTTTTGTAAAATCTGCTATTTTTTGGAACATTTTATTAATTAGTTTCATTAGGGAAAGTCTATTTTCTCTAAGTTTTTTATCTTCTACCATAACCATAACGTTATCAAAGAATCGGTCAATATATGGTTTTAGTTTAAGTAAATCTTCCAATGCTTCTGTATACTTTTTACTTTCTATATTCTGAATAAACTCTTTTTCTACTTCTTGAACTTTAGCGTATAACTCTTTTTCTTCTTCCTGTTGTAAAAGTTCCGGTTCAAACTGACCGCTAAATCCTTCAGGGATTATTTTCCCAACCCTTTTGAAAACAGTCATTATATTTTCAAATTCTGGATTTTGTTTAAGTTGCTGAATACTATTGATTTTTAAATAATTCCTATAAAGATTAAATTCTGTATCAGCTGCAACAACAGAATTTATTATATCTGTGTCGTATCCTTTCTCTTTCATATAGGCAACGAACCTTCCTTTAATGAAATCAAGGACTTCAGGAATTATTTCCTGCTGGTAAACAGTTTTCCAGTTTTTATTTATTTCAGCAAATTTAAGTATTTTTGCTTTTGCGGCTTCTTTTTGTATATCCTCAAGTATTTCCCTAAGAGAAATGTCAAGAGGCTTTTCAACAAGTATTCTAACTATTCCTATAGCATTTCTTCTTATTCCATAAGGGTCTGCTGTTGCTTTTGGTTTTTCTCCGATAGATAAGAAAGAAAGCACTGTATCCAGTTTATCTGATAAAGCGAGTATTGTTCCTATATCTGTCTGTGGTAGTTCGTCATCAGAGGTTTTTGGAAGGTAATGGTCATATATAGCCCTTGCAACTTCAGGTTTTTCGCCTTGTTTTTCTGCATAATGCATTCCCATTATGCCCTGTAATTCATCAAACTCTTTGACCATTTCTGTAAGGAGATCACATTTTGAAAGTTTGTTTGCCCTTTCTAAGTCTTGAAGATTTTCATAAGAAACTTTTTCTGCTATGAGCTTTGCTATCTCTCCGTTTCTCTGGACTTTTTCAAGCATTGAACCAAGTTTCTGGTGAAACTGTATGCCTTCCAGTTTTGGATAAAAGTCTTCAAGATTGTGTTTCAGGTCTTCTTCATAGAAAAACAGGGCATCTTCAAGTCTTGCCTTCAGGACTTTTTCGTATCCGTGCTGGACTACAGACCTGTCAGGAACGGCAGTATTAGAAATAGCAAGAAATTTTGGTATTAGTTGCCCATTTTTTTCAAAATTAAAATATCTTTGGTGAACTTTGCATACAGTTATTATTACTTCTTTAGGAAGGACAAGATACTCAGGGGAAAAGTCCCCTAAAATTCCAACGGGAAACTCCGTAAGATTTACAACCTCATCAAGCAGTTCTTCATCTATAATAGGTTGTGCGTCTAACGTTCTTGCAAAACCTTCTATCTGTGTTCTTATTGATTTTTCTCTTTCTTCATATTTAGCAAGAACATAGCCCAGTTTTGTTATTTCTGTATAAAGGGATGGGTCTGGAATTTCCTTTCTTTCCCCTCTACCAACAGGCTGGGTCATAAATCTATGAAGGTGTGTATATCTGTCTGCTTTTACTCCTGCTATTTCTATAGGGATTATCTCATTGTCCAGAAGAGATACTATCCATCTTATTGGCCTTGAAAATCTGTATTCTGTGCTATTCCATTTCATTGTTTTAGGAAATGGAATAGATGAAATAAGTGAAGGGATAATCTCTGTTATATGCTCAGAAACAGCTTTTCCCTGTATTAAAACCTTTGCTCCGATGTATCTACCTTTTTCATTTT of the Persephonella sp. genome contains:
- the ppsA gene encoding phosphoenolpyruvate synthase, which gives rise to MSDRKLVVWLNEVGIEDVELVGGKNASLGEMIKGLSPMGIKIPMGYVVTADAYRYFIEYNQLKEKITEALKGLDPNNVEDLAKRGLEVREMIKGGEFPEDLKQQIIDYYHQLSHMYDQHYVDVAVRSSATAEDLPDASFAGQQDTYLNIKGDESLLNAVRSCFASLFTDRAISYREAFGFDHFSIGLAVGIQKMVRSDLAAAGVGFSLDTESGFRDVVLINGSYGLGEMVVQGAVTPDEWLVFKPTFKQGYEAIIEKKLGKKDKKMVYGTTEDERVKVVPVPEEKQKQFCLTDEEVLKLADWIIKIEEYYSNKYNKWTPMDVEWAKDGEINELFIVQARPETIHSRKDHSKITVYKITEPYEERQKKVLVTGIAVGDKVATGNVKLMYSLEDAKDFKAGDVLVTDMTDPDWEPIMKQASAIVTNRGGRTCHAAIVARELGVPAVVGTGNATEVLKDGQLVTVSCAEGDVGYVYDGKIDYEVEEVDINSLPKTKTPIMMNVASPEGAFDFSFLPNAGVGLAREEFIINNYIGIHPLALIKFEEIKEKDSELAKIIEDKTFGYDNKEEYYIKKLSYGIARIAAAFYPKPVIVRFSDFKSNEYANLIGGKYFEPIEENPMIGWRGASRYYSPQFKEAFGLECKAILRVRNKMGLTNVKVMVPFCRTPEEGEKVLKVMEEFGLKKGENGLEVYVMCELPSNVVLADQFSQHFDGFSIGSNDLTQLTLGLDRDSSLVAHLYDERNEAVKRLIAQVIKTAKAHGRKIGICGQGPSDYPDFAQFLVEQGIDTISINPDAVLKTTKAIYEIEKKLGLH
- the glyS gene encoding glycine--tRNA ligase subunit beta, coding for MKNYLLEIGTEELPPKAVNAAIKYFKEKLPELFEKFFTYNTPENIEVFGTPRRIGFILKNLNEKEPDQEKVLIGPPAKVAINNEGKYTKAALAFASKNNIPIEELQIIENEKGRYIGAKVLIQGKAVSEHITEIIPSLISSIPFPKTMKWNSTEYRFSRPIRWIVSLLDNEIIPIEIAGVKADRYTHLHRFMTQPVGRGERKEIPDPSLYTEITKLGYVLAKYEEREKSIRTQIEGFARTLDAQPIIDEELLDEVVNLTEFPVGILGDFSPEYLVLPKEVIITVCKVHQRYFNFEKNGQLIPKFLAISNTAVPDRSVVQHGYEKVLKARLEDALFFYEEDLKHNLEDFYPKLEGIQFHQKLGSMLEKVQRNGEIAKLIAEKVSYENLQDLERANKLSKCDLLTEMVKEFDELQGIMGMHYAEKQGEKPEVARAIYDHYLPKTSDDELPQTDIGTILALSDKLDTVLSFLSIGEKPKATADPYGIRRNAIGIVRILVEKPLDISLREILEDIQKEAAKAKILKFAEINKNWKTVYQQEIIPEVLDFIKGRFVAYMKEKGYDTDIINSVVAADTEFNLYRNYLKINSIQQLKQNPEFENIMTVFKRVGKIIPEGFSGQFEPELLQQEEEKELYAKVQEVEKEFIQNIESKKYTEALEDLLKLKPYIDRFFDNVMVMVEDKKLRENRLSLMKLINKMFQKIADFTKITAN